The [Eubacterium] siraeum genome contains a region encoding:
- a CDS encoding sigma-70 family RNA polymerase sigma factor yields the protein MVKYAPRKVYIRESGGYVELSYTEFCRCRESDQTYMDKLFIPIQGCLLEVVREQYTDFYRDKERWRYLQKLDTKNRLLSLDGFTDSEGNPLDFITDEAVDIAETVVNAVMVDRLKAALPLLSDSEQELIQAIFFDGLSEREVGARLGITQSVVNKRKARILIKLRKIIEN from the coding sequence ATGGTGAAATATGCACCAAGAAAGGTATATATCAGAGAAAGTGGCGGCTATGTGGAATTATCCTACACGGAGTTCTGCCGTTGCAGGGAATCCGACCAGACCTATATGGACAAGCTGTTTATCCCCATTCAAGGCTGTCTGCTTGAAGTCGTGAGGGAGCAATACACAGACTTCTACCGTGACAAGGAACGGTGGCGTTATCTGCAAAAATTAGATACAAAGAATAGACTGCTATCTCTCGACGGATTTACGGACAGCGAGGGGAATCCTCTGGACTTTATCACTGATGAAGCGGTGGACATTGCAGAAACCGTTGTCAATGCGGTCATGGTGGACAGGCTGAAAGCCGCCCTGCCTTTGCTGTCGGATAGTGAACAGGAGCTGATACAGGCAATCTTTTTTGACGGACTTTCCGAGCGTGAAGTCGGGGCGAGGTTGGGCATAACCCAGAGCGTTGTAAACAAACGCAAAGCCAGAATCCTAATAAAACTAAGAAAGATAATAGAAAATTAA
- a CDS encoding cysteine-rich KTR domain-containing protein, with product MMKCEWILCPVCGSKTRNKIRKDTVLENYPLYCPKCRQERLIKVDNLKITVIKEPDA from the coding sequence ATGATGAAATGCGAATGGATATTGTGTCCTGTTTGTGGGAGCAAAACCCGTAATAAAATTAGGAAGGACACTGTTTTGGAGAATTATCCCCTTTATTGTCCAAAATGCAGACAAGAAAGATTGATTAAAGTTGACAACTTGAAGATAACTGTCATCAAAGAGCCAGACGCTTAA
- the tet(O) gene encoding tetracycline resistance ribosomal protection protein Tet(O), which yields MKIINLGILAHVDAGKTTLTESLLYTSGAIAELGSVDEGTTRTDTMNLERQRGITIQTAVTSFQWEDVKVNIIDTPGHMDFLAEVYRSLSVLDGAVLLVSAKDGIQAQTRILFHALQIMKIPTIFFINKIDQEGIDLPMVYREMKAKLSSEIIVKQKVGQHPHINVTDNDDMEQWDAVIMGNDELLEKYMSGKPFKMSELEQEENRRFQNGTLFPVYHGSAKNNLGIRQLIEVIASKFYSSTPEGQSELCGQVFKIEYSEKRRRFVYVRIYSGTLHLRDVIRISEKEKIKITEMYVPTNGELYSSDTACSGDIVILPNDVLQLNSILGNEILLPQRKFIENPLPMLQTTIAVKKSEQREILLGALTEISDGDPLLKYYVDTTTHEIILSFLGNVQMEVICAILEEKYHVEAEIKEPTVIYMERPLRKAEYTIHIEVPPNPFWASVGLSIEPLPIGSGVQYESRVSLGYLNQSFQNAVMEGVLYGCEQGLYGWKVTDCKICFEYGLYYSPVSTPADFRLLSPIVLEQALKKAGTELLEPYLHFEIYAPQEYLSRAYHDAPRYCADIVSTQIKNDEVILKGEIPARCIQEYRNDLTYFTNGQGVCLTELKGYQPAIGKFICQPRRPNSRIDKVRHMFHKLA from the coding sequence ATGAAAATAATTAACTTAGGCATTCTGGCTCACGTTGACGCAGGAAAGACAACATTAACGGAAAGTTTATTGTATACCAGTGGTGCAATTGCAGAACTAGGGAGCGTAGATGAAGGCACAACAAGGACAGATACAATGAATTTGGAGCGTCAAAGGGGAATCACTATCCAGACAGCAGTGACATCTTTTCAGTGGGAGGATGTAAAAGTCAACATTATAGATACGCCAGGCCATATGGATTTTTTGGCGGAAGTATACCGTTCTTTATCCGTATTAGACGGAGCAGTATTATTAGTTTCTGCAAAGGATGGCATACAGGCACAGACCCGTATACTGTTTCATGCACTACAGATAATGAAGATTCCGACAATTTTTTTCATCAATAAAATTGACCAAGAGGGGATTGATTTGCCAATGGTATATCGGGAAATGAAAGCAAAGCTTTCTTCGGAAATTATAGTGAAGCAAAAGGTTGGGCAGCATCCCCATATAAATGTAACGGACAATGACGATATGGAACAGTGGGATGCGGTAATTATGGGAAACGATGAACTATTAGAGAAATATATGTCAGGGAAACCGTTTAAAATGTCAGAACTGGAACAGGAAGAAAACAGGAGATTCCAAAACGGAACGTTATTTCCCGTTTATCACGGAAGCGCTAAAAACAATCTGGGGATTCGGCAGCTTATAGAAGTAATTGCCAGTAAATTTTATTCATCAACGCCTGAAGGTCAATCTGAACTATGCGGGCAGGTTTTTAAGATTGAATATTCAGAGAAAAGGCGGCGTTTTGTTTATGTGCGTATATATAGCGGAACATTGCATTTGAGGGATGTTATTAGAATATCTGAAAAAGAGAAAATAAAAATCACAGAGATGTATGTTCCGACAAACGGTGAATTATATTCATCCGATACAGCCTGCTCTGGTGATATTGTAATTTTACCAAATGATGTTTTGCAGCTAAACAGTATTTTGGGGAACGAAATACTGTTGCCGCAGAGAAAATTTATTGAAAATCCTCTCCCTATGCTCCAAACAACGATTGCAGTAAAGAAATCTGAACAGCGGGAAATATTGCTTGGGGCACTTACAGAAATTTCAGATGGCGACCCTCTTTTAAAATATTATGTGGATACTACAACGCATGAGATTATACTTTCTTTTTTGGGGAATGTGCAGATGGAAGTCATTTGTGCCATCCTTGAGGAAAAATATCATGTGGAGGCAGAAATAAAAGAGCCTACTGTTATATATATGGAAAGACCGCTTAGAAAAGCAGAATATACCATCCACATAGAAGTCCCGCCAAATCCTTTCTGGGCTTCTGTCGGGTTGTCCATAGAGCCGCTCCCTATTGGAAGCGGAGTGCAGTATGAAAGCAGAGTTTCACTTGGATATTTAAATCAATCGTTCCAAAATGCGGTTATGGAGGGGGTTCTTTATGGCTGCGAGCAGGGGCTGTATGGATGGAAAGTGACAGACTGTAAAATCTGTTTTGAATATGGATTGTATTATAGTCCTGTAAGTACCCCCGCAGACTTTCGGCTGCTTTCCCCTATCGTATTGGAGCAGGCTTTAAAAAAAGCAGGGACAGAACTATTAGAGCCATATCTCCACTTTGAAATTTATGCACCGCAGGAATATCTCTCACGGGCGTATCATGATGCTCCAAGGTATTGTGCAGATATTGTAAGTACTCAGATAAAGAATGACGAGGTCATTCTGAAAGGAGAAATCCCTGCTAGATGTATTCAAGAATACAGGAACGATTTAACTTATTTCACAAATGGGCAGGGAGTCTGCTTGACAGAGTTAAAAGGATACCAGCCAGCTATTGGTAAATTTATTTGCCAACCCCGCCGCCCGAATAGCCGTATAGATAAGGTTCGGCATATGTTCCACAAGTTAGCTTAA
- a CDS encoding TnpV protein translates to MAKSLFEELGGKYERQGDYLIPCLTVPAEEEQAIGIWGQRHLDYLKQYRKVTYTNLLTSGRLNAYLADINRQAQERFERLIEGMKQAQGITEQLKAENALEWTGCLNNIRACAREIVEKEIIFA, encoded by the coding sequence ATGGCAAAATCATTATTTGAGGAACTGGGCGGCAAATACGAAAGGCAAGGGGATTATTTGATACCGTGCTTAACTGTACCCGCCGAAGAAGAACAGGCAATAGGCATCTGGGGGCAACGGCATTTAGATTATCTAAAACAGTACCGTAAAGTTACATACACCAATCTTCTTACAAGCGGCAGGCTAAACGCCTACCTTGCCGACATCAACAGACAGGCACAGGAACGCTTTGAAAGGCTCATAGAGGGTATGAAACAGGCACAGGGCATAACGGAACAGCTAAAGGCAGAAAACGCCTTAGAATGGACAGGATGCCTCAATAACATAAGGGCTTGTGCGAGGGAGATTGTGGAAAAGGAAATTATTTTTGCATAA
- a CDS encoding DUF262 domain-containing protein gives MSIFDMCDKISKQAISLPLYQRDLSWTLTKCIALLNYQLLGKAPVSPISMNVINNTQEYVPQVSFIDREIINNIERGQLSVVDGQQRLTTNYKAYTNDDGFRNIVLDLREGSFVQTDIAYKSNQIPAGVLLNQSDDELFTYINNVKALNKPEIISLLLQVRSKIKNYNYTINSADDLSDVGRILRTFKIKKNVEVTDNGKIII, from the coding sequence ATGTCTATTTTTGATATGTGCGATAAGATTTCCAAACAAGCTATTTCGCTTCCCTTATATCAGCGTGATTTAAGTTGGACTCTTACTAAGTGTATTGCTTTGCTGAATTATCAATTGTTAGGCAAAGCACCTGTATCACCTATTTCCATGAACGTTATCAATAATACTCAAGAATACGTTCCACAGGTTTCATTCATTGATCGAGAAATTATAAATAATATTGAACGTGGTCAGTTATCCGTGGTTGATGGACAGCAACGTTTAACAACTAACTATAAAGCGTATACAAATGATGATGGTTTCAGAAATATTGTTTTAGATCTAAGAGAAGGGTCTTTCGTTCAAACCGATATTGCGTACAAAAGTAATCAAATCCCTGCAGGTGTTTTATTAAACCAATCCGATGATGAATTATTTACATACATTAATAACGTCAAAGCTCTTAACAAACCAGAAATTATAAGTCTTCTGCTTCAAGTAAGAAGCAAGATCAAAAACTATAATTATACAATTAACTCAGCTGATGATTTAAGCGATGTAGGACGGATTTTGCGGACATTCAAAATAAAAAAGAATGTGGAGGTAACAGACAATGGCAAAATCATTATTTGA
- a CDS encoding TnpV protein, with amino-acid sequence MKDEFISRVGLWGQRHYNFLKKNNPAVINVMRLNGTLEQYLTDLERNAQKMFELMTKQYAELGGITEELKAENQMEWVRQMNSIKARVIYVVNAELIYI; translated from the coding sequence ATGAAAGATGAATTTATATCAAGAGTAGGTCTGTGGGGACAAAGACATTATAACTTTCTGAAAAAGAATAACCCGGCAGTTATCAATGTAATGCGGTTAAACGGTACTCTTGAGCAGTATCTAACCGATCTCGAGCGAAACGCGCAGAAAATGTTTGAACTGATGACGAAACAGTATGCTGAACTTGGAGGTATTACCGAAGAACTCAAAGCAGAAAATCAAATGGAATGGGTTCGGCAGATGAACAGCATTAAAGCAAGGGTAATCTATGTTGTAAATGCCGAACTGATTTATATCTGA
- the guaA gene encoding glutamine-hydrolyzing GMP synthase has protein sequence MAEFSTSEHELVLVIDFGGQYNQLIARRVREHNIYCEVISYKTPIEQIKAKNPKGIIFTGGPRSVYLDDSPRMTKEIFELGIPIFGICYGAQFMVYGLGGTIGKANENAAAEFGRTECEFDTECAVFDGLKKNSVVWMSHNDYIEVLPDGFKAVGHSDKCPYAAIENVEKGFYATQFHPEVNHTEQGFDMLGNFLYKVCHCKGDWTMRNYAEEAIKQIREKVGDGKVLLALSGGVDSSVACALLSKAVGNQLTCVFVDHGFMRKNEGDEVEQAFKDWDVNFIRVNAADRFIGKLEGVSDPETKRKTIGEEFIRVFEEEAKKIGKVDFLVQGTIYPDVIESGTGDAAVIKSHHNVGGLPDYVDFKEIIEPLRLLFKDEVRKLGTELGLSDVLVWRQPFPGPGLAIRIIGEITREKLATLQDADYIFREEIANAGLDRSINQYFAVLTNMRSVGVMGDDRTYDYTLALRGVTTSDFMTADFARIPYDVLEKASVRIVNEVKNINRICYDITSKPPATIEWE, from the coding sequence ATGGCGGAATTTTCAACAAGCGAGCACGAGCTCGTACTCGTCATTGACTTCGGCGGTCAGTATAATCAGCTTATCGCACGCAGAGTCAGAGAACATAACATATACTGCGAGGTCATCTCATACAAGACACCTATCGAGCAGATAAAGGCAAAGAATCCTAAGGGCATCATCTTCACGGGCGGTCCGAGAAGCGTATATCTTGACGACTCCCCCAGAATGACAAAAGAAATATTTGAACTCGGCATACCGATATTCGGTATCTGCTACGGTGCGCAGTTTATGGTTTACGGCCTTGGCGGTACTATCGGCAAGGCAAACGAAAACGCCGCCGCAGAATTCGGCAGAACAGAGTGCGAATTTGATACGGAATGTGCCGTATTTGACGGTCTTAAGAAAAACTCTGTCGTATGGATGAGCCACAACGATTATATCGAGGTTCTCCCCGACGGCTTCAAGGCTGTAGGTCACAGCGACAAATGCCCCTATGCCGCAATCGAGAACGTTGAAAAGGGATTTTACGCTACACAGTTCCACCCCGAAGTAAACCACACCGAGCAGGGCTTTGATATGCTCGGAAACTTCCTTTACAAAGTATGTCACTGCAAGGGCGACTGGACAATGAGAAACTATGCGGAAGAAGCTATAAAGCAGATCCGTGAAAAAGTCGGTGACGGCAAGGTACTGCTTGCTCTTTCAGGCGGCGTTGACAGCTCGGTAGCCTGCGCACTGCTTTCAAAGGCAGTCGGCAACCAGCTCACCTGCGTGTTCGTTGATCACGGCTTTATGAGAAAGAACGAGGGCGACGAGGTCGAGCAGGCGTTTAAGGACTGGGACGTAAACTTCATCAGAGTAAATGCCGCTGACCGTTTTATCGGCAAGCTTGAAGGTGTATCCGACCCCGAAACAAAGAGAAAGACCATCGGCGAAGAATTCATCCGTGTATTTGAGGAAGAAGCGAAGAAGATAGGCAAGGTCGATTTTCTTGTACAGGGTACGATTTACCCCGATGTTATTGAAAGCGGTACAGGCGATGCCGCAGTTATAAAGTCACATCACAATGTAGGCGGTCTGCCCGACTATGTTGACTTCAAGGAGATAATCGAGCCGCTCCGCCTTCTATTCAAGGACGAGGTAAGAAAGCTCGGCACCGAGCTTGGCTTATCGGATGTCCTCGTATGGCGTCAGCCGTTCCCCGGCCCCGGTCTTGCTATCAGAATCATCGGTGAAATTACCCGTGAAAAGCTGGCAACCCTTCAGGACGCAGACTACATCTTCCGTGAGGAAATCGCAAACGCAGGACTTGACCGCAGCATCAACCAGTACTTTGCGGTACTCACAAATATGCGCTCGGTAGGCGTTATGGGCGACGACAGAACTTATGACTACACCCTCGCATTAAGAGGCGTTACGACCAGCGACTTTATGACCGCCGACTTTGCAAGGATCCCTTATGACGTGCTTGAGAAGGCAAGCGTAAGAATTGTAAACGAGGTCAAGAATATCAACAGAATCTGTTACGATATTACGAGCAAGCCGCCGGCTACTATTGAGTGGGAATGA
- the trxA gene encoding thioredoxin: MSHIDVTSENFKQEVLQSDKPVLVDFWASWCGPCRMLGPVLEELGEEHPEIKICKVNTDDERELAISFGIDSIPCVISFKDGKQIDKSVGFVSKDKLLALLD; encoded by the coding sequence ATGAGCCATATAGATGTAACATCGGAAAACTTCAAGCAGGAGGTTTTACAGTCCGATAAGCCGGTTTTAGTGGATTTCTGGGCATCGTGGTGCGGTCCGTGCAGAATGCTCGGCCCTGTGCTTGAGGAGCTTGGAGAAGAGCATCCCGAAATCAAGATATGCAAGGTCAATACGGACGATGAACGTGAGCTTGCAATAAGCTTCGGTATAGATTCTATACCCTGCGTAATATCTTTTAAAGACGGTAAACAAATAGACAAATCGGTAGGTTTTGTCAGCAAGGACAAGTTGCTCGCTTTACTCGACTAA
- a CDS encoding 4Fe-4S binding protein, with translation MAYKISDDCISCGACAAQCPVEAISEGDGKYVIDADTCVSCGACAGVCPVGAPAEE, from the coding sequence ATGGCTTATAAAATTTCTGATGATTGCATCTCTTGCGGCGCTTGCGCTGCTCAGTGCCCCGTTGAGGCAATTTCTGAAGGTGACGGCAAGTACGTTATCGACGCTGACACATGTGTTAGCTGCGGTGCTTGCGCAGGTGTATGTCCTGTTGGCGCTCCCGCTGAGGAATAA
- a CDS encoding DUF4867 family protein: protein MKIYSVNDKEFAAYGKVHTGYDVSDLLSALDKSTPLPDAVGYVPSEAALENTKLFGLLQNNAYGGMPVQLGWCNGHNTKLNCLEYHRDSEFNIGLYDFVLLVAKEDDIVDGKLDTSKVMAFKAKAGDVVEVYATTLHYAPCNATKDGCFKVVIALPKGTNGAKPNITPVYDEDKTLWACNKWLLAHAESDEAKQGAYVGLTGENIDIKDII from the coding sequence ATGAAGATATATTCGGTAAACGATAAGGAATTTGCCGCATACGGCAAGGTACATACCGGTTATGACGTAAGCGACCTGCTTTCAGCACTTGACAAAAGCACGCCGTTACCCGACGCTGTAGGATATGTTCCGAGCGAGGCGGCACTTGAAAATACAAAGCTGTTCGGCCTTTTGCAGAACAACGCATACGGCGGTATGCCTGTTCAGCTCGGCTGGTGCAACGGCCACAACACAAAACTCAACTGCCTTGAGTATCACCGTGACAGCGAGTTCAACATAGGCTTATACGATTTTGTCCTGCTGGTTGCGAAAGAGGATGATATTGTTGACGGCAAGCTTGATACATCAAAGGTTATGGCTTTCAAGGCTAAGGCAGGAGATGTTGTCGAGGTTTATGCCACAACACTGCATTACGCTCCCTGCAATGCGACTAAGGACGGATGCTTCAAGGTGGTCATAGCACTTCCTAAGGGAACAAACGGAGCAAAGCCCAACATTACTCCCGTATATGATGAAGATAAGACGCTCTGGGCTTGCAACAAGTGGTTACTGGCTCACGCAGAAAGCGATGAGGCAAAGCAGGGCGCTTATGTCGGTCTTACAGGAGAGAACATCGACATTAAGGATATTATATAA